Proteins encoded by one window of Nicotiana tabacum cultivar K326 chromosome 10, ASM71507v2, whole genome shotgun sequence:
- the LOC107806436 gene encoding indole-3-acetic acid-amido synthetase GH3.6-like, with product MPEAPSALSDDGSFDENNKKLLQFFENITTNADEVQKKVLNEILSRNAGVEYLQRHGLNGKTDYETFKKIMPVVTYEDLKPDIDRIADGDRSSILCSQPISEFLTSSGTSGGERKLMPTVEEELGRRSLLYSLLMPVMDQFVPDLHKGKGMYFLFIKSEAKTPGGLLARPVLTSYYKSSYFKKRPYDPYTNYTSPNETILCLDSYQSMYSQILCGLCQNTQVLRVGAVFASGFIRAIRFLEKHWPILCNDIKTGSLNPQITDPEVREAVLKILKPNPKLAEFIETECSKESWKGIIPRLWPNTKYVDVIVTGTMSQYIPTLNYYGNHLPLVCTMYASSECYFGINLNPLCKPSEVAYTLIPTMGYFEFLPTAREDEGPEKASTYDKNDLVDLVDVELGHEYELVVTTYAGLYRYRVGDILKVAGFKNKAPQFHFVCRKNVALSIDSDKTDEVELHDAVVKASIHLLPFEASLIEYTSFADTSAIPGHYVLYWELNKSSETIIPTTVFQDCCLTIEESLNSVYRQCRVSDKSIGPLEIKVVENGTFDKLMDYAISNGASINQYKAPRCVKYAPIIELLNSRVISNYFSPTCPKWVPGHKQWCSS from the exons ATGCCAGAGGCTCCTTCTGCCTTGTCAGATGATGGTAGTTTTGATGAAAACAACAAAAAGCTTCTTCAATTCTTcgaaaatattactactaatgCAGATGAAGTTCAAAAAAAGGTTCTAAATGAGATACTTTCTCGTAATGCTGGAGTTGAGTATTTGCAAAGGCATGGCCTAAATGGTAAAACTGACTATGAAACCTTCAAAAAAATCATGCCTGTTGTTACATATGAGGATCTCAAGCCTGATATTGATCGTATTGCTGATGGTGATCGTTCATCTATCCTATGTTCTCAGCCAATTTCTGAGTTCTTGACAAG TTCTGGCACGTCCGGGGGAgagagaaaattgatgccaacagTTGAAGAAGAGCTAGGGAGAAGGTCATTACTCTACAGCCTTTTAATGCCAGTAATGGATCAATTTGTGCCTGATTTACACAAAGGCAAAGGAATGTATTTTTTGTTCATAAAATCAGAAGCCAAAACTCCAGGTGGTCTATTAGCTCGTCCAGTTTTAACAAGCTACTACAAAAGTTCATATTTCAAGAAAAGACCTTATGATCCTTACACAAATTACACTAGCCCAAATGAAACAATTCTTTGTCTTGACTCATACCAAAGCATGTACTCCCAAATTCTTTGTGGACTTTGCCAAAATACTCAAGTGCTTCGTGTTGGTGCTGTTTTTGCTTCTGGATTTATTCGTGCTATTCGTTTTCTCGAAAAACATTGGCCTATTCTTTGTAATGATATTAAAACTGGgagtctaaatcctcaaattacaGACCCTGAAGTAAGAGAAGCTGTGTTGAAAATTCTTAAACCAAATCCTAAGCTTGCTGAATTTATTGAAACTGAATGTAGTAAAGAATCATGGAAAGGGATAATACCAAGATTATGGCCTAATACTAAGTACGTCGATGTAATTGTGACAGGAACTATGTCACAATATATTCCGACTCTTAATTATTATGGCAATCATTTACCCCTTGTTTGTACCATGTATGCTTCTTCTGAATGCTACTTTGGTATAAATCTTAATCCTCTTTGCAAACCAAGTGAAGTTGCTTATACCCTTATACCTACCATGGGTTATTTCGAGTTCTTGCCCACAGCTCGTGAAGATGAAGGACCAGAAAAAGCTAGCACGTATGATAAAAATGATTTGGTAGATCTTGTTGATGTTGAACTTGGACATGAATACGAACTCGTGGTCACCACTTATGCAG GACTGTATCGTTATCGGGTTGGTGACATACTAAAAGTTGCTGGATTCAAGAACAAGGCGCCTCAATTTCATTTCGTATGCAGAAAGAATGTTGCATTAAGCATAGACTCAGACAAAAcagatgaagttgagttgcatgACGCTGTTGTAAAAGCATCAATCCATCTTTTACCATTTGAAGCATCTCTCATTGAATACACAAGTTTTGCTGACACATCAGCAATCCCTGGACACTATGTTTTGTACTGGGAACTCAACAAAAGTTCTGAAACAATAATCCCTACAACAGTTTTTCAAGATTGTTGCCTCACAATTGAAGAATCATTAAACAGTGTTTATCGACAATGTCGTGTTTCGGATAAGTCAATTGGACCTTTGGAAATAAAGGTTGTCGAAAATGGCACATTTGATAAGCTTATGGATTATGCTATTAGCAATGGTGCTTCAATTAATCAGTACAAAGCGCCACGGTGCGTGAAGTATGCACCAATTATTGAGCTTCTGAATTCAAGAGTTATTTCTAATTATTTTAGCCCAACATGTCCTAAATGGGTTCCTGGTCACAAGCAATGGTGCTCAAGCtga